Proteins encoded together in one Deinococcus hopiensis KR-140 window:
- a CDS encoding HD domain-containing phosphohydrolase yields the protein MFRRPRPQQPAPTPGPESRSSSAPMPAADAQDVAAVLSELLARPSSGSILERALTHALTLLDDQANAYAVLRRGPDRVVAVVGYPQSLIGTPLSGPWAGSKPRLLRDGTREIYEMNTTDVQEQLDACGMRGLPLTLVVPLSDRGRGLGALVFDRTSTEGITPEQQEAVARWATAVAPLLGVIDSRDEWRQTARQITSAFVEAVESQEFDALGHGQAVADLAVRLGRAVGLVEREQEELWYAALLHDIGKIHGEVGHPQVGANFLHGVPHLAQAQKAIRHHHERWDGQGEPDGLSGEDISLYARILAVANAYVRSGNLEQVRGQAGKALDPRLVGLLEKLPQDR from the coding sequence GTGTTTCGACGCCCTCGCCCGCAGCAGCCCGCGCCTACGCCCGGGCCTGAATCCCGTTCTTCCAGCGCGCCGATGCCCGCTGCGGACGCCCAGGACGTGGCGGCGGTGCTGTCCGAGTTGCTGGCCCGGCCCAGCAGCGGCAGCATCCTGGAGCGCGCCCTCACCCACGCCCTGACCCTGCTCGACGATCAGGCCAACGCCTACGCGGTGCTGCGCCGTGGTCCCGACCGGGTGGTGGCTGTGGTGGGCTATCCGCAAAGCCTGATCGGCACGCCCCTCAGCGGTCCCTGGGCTGGCAGCAAGCCCCGCCTGCTGCGCGACGGCACCCGCGAGATCTACGAGATGAACACCACCGACGTGCAGGAACAGCTCGACGCTTGCGGGATGCGCGGGCTGCCCCTCACGCTGGTGGTGCCGCTCAGTGACCGGGGACGGGGGCTGGGCGCGCTGGTCTTCGACCGCACTTCCACCGAGGGCATCACCCCTGAGCAGCAGGAGGCGGTGGCCCGCTGGGCTACGGCAGTGGCCCCTCTGCTGGGCGTGATTGACTCGCGTGACGAGTGGCGGCAGACGGCCCGCCAGATCACCTCGGCCTTCGTGGAAGCGGTCGAGAGCCAGGAGTTTGACGCTCTGGGCCACGGCCAGGCGGTGGCGGACCTCGCCGTGCGGCTGGGCCGGGCGGTGGGCCTGGTGGAGCGCGAGCAGGAAGAGCTGTGGTACGCCGCGCTGCTGCATGACATCGGCAAGATCCACGGCGAGGTGGGGCACCCGCAAGTGGGCGCGAACTTTCTGCATGGCGTGCCGCACCTCGCGCAGGCGCAAAAGGCCATCCGCCACCATCACGAGCGCTGGGACGGTCAGGGCGAGCCCGACGGGCTGAGCGGCGAGGACATCTCGCTCTACGCGCGCATTCTGGCGGTGGCCAACGCCTACGTCCGCAGCGGCAACCTGGAGCAGGTGCGCGGGCAAGCGGGCAAGGCCCTCGATCCCCGGCTGGTGGGTCTGCTCGAGAAGCTGCCGCAGGACAGGTAA